In a genomic window of Drosophila takahashii strain IR98-3 E-12201 chromosome 3L, DtakHiC1v2, whole genome shotgun sequence:
- the LOC108063250 gene encoding zinc finger protein Paris — protein MEDLVKMCRVCMGEAEELRDIYDNKSLGDELSVELKKSKEPEPTPADLMKNCSSVPVSSGDCFPLKICEPCLKKLRQALLFKRRYAKNTEFWGRVKSERKDQETLDILEAEDWNLADRIKEEVEEEDEGDLQAKKKTPSKPEEKPRPFKCADCPKSFTGKAQLTMHSRTHSKRSTRGKRRSLK, from the coding sequence ATGGAGGATCTGGTGAAGATGTGCCGAGTTTGCATGGGCGAGGCGGAGGAGCTCCGAGACATCTACGACAACAAGAGTTTGGGGGACGAGCTATCCGTCGAGCTGAAGAAGTCCAAGGAACCGGAACCCACGCCGGCCGATCTGATGAAGAACTGCAGCTCAGTCCCGGTTTCTTCTGGCGACTGCTTCCCCCTGAAGATTTGCGAGCCCTGCCTGAAGAAATTGCGCCAGGCTCTACTTTTTAAAAGGCGTTACGCAAAGAACACGGAATTCTGGGGACGCGTAAAGTCTGAGCGAAAAGACCAGGAGACACTGGATATCCTGGAGGCCGAGGACTGGAATCTGGCGGATCGGATCAAAGAAGAAGTCGAGGAAGAGGACGAGGGCGACCTGCAGGCGAAGAAGAAAACGCCCAGTAAGCCGGAGGAAAAACCGCGGCCTTTCAAGTGTGCCGACTGTCCGAAAAGTTTCACCGGCAAAGCCCAGCTCACCATGCATAGTCGCACCCACTCAAAAAGATCAACTAGGGGAAAACGACGGTCTCTTAAATAG
- the CtsK1 gene encoding digestive cysteine proteinase 1 has translation MQVFLALALLAGLAFSADATNPPKWDPNYIVKGTLYIPYAEIAEPFYAWYDKNTKRSRIDYYGGMVKTYQLAGEGQFGTLLKLAPITTKTEDNKLTCLQVNGTADQVVEIQSILPDAKPFSLVGTESFLGFTCDKFRLESTIGQKKNVYTLWVRYKKSPHYPSSRMPIPVRYEMRGYNTLLGSHFDHYYLDYDSYDHDDIPNEVFEIDDSLQCVGFPGPGTGHYATFNPMQEFIAGTDEHVDKAFHHFKRKHGVAYASDKEHEHRKNIFRQNLRYIHSKNRAKLTYTLAVNHLADKTEEELKARRGYKSSGVYNTGKPFPYDVPKYQDDIPDQYDWRLYGAVTPVKDQSVCGSCWSFGTIGHLEGAFFLKNGGNLVRLSQQALIDCSWAYGNNGCDGGEDFRVYQWMLQSGGVPTEEEYGPYLGQDGYCHVNNVTLVAPIKGFVNVTSNDPNAFKLALLKHGPLSVAIDASPKTFSFYSHGVYYEPSCKNDVDGLDHAVLAVGYGTINGEDYWLVKNSWSTYWGNDGYILMSAKKNNCGVMTMPTYVEM, from the exons ATGCAAGTGTTTTTAGCTTTAGCCCTGCTCGCAGGCCTGGCTTTCTCGG CTGATGCCACGAATCCGCCGAAATGGGATCCAAACTATATTGTCAAAGGAACCCTCTACATTCCGTACGCCGAGATCGCCGAGCCATTTTACGCCTGGTATGACAAGAATACGAAGCGATCCCGCATCGACTACTACGGCGGAATGGTGAAGACGTACCAGCTGGCCGGCGAGGGCCAGTTCGGAACCCTGCTTAAGCTGGCACCGATCACCACCAAAACGGAGGACAACAAGCTGACCTGCCTGCAGGTGAACGGTACCGCCGACCAGGTCGTCGAGATCCAGAGCATCCTGCCCGATGCGAAACCCTTCAGTCTGGTGGGCACGGAAAGCTTCTTGGGCTTCACCTGCGACAAGTTCCGGCTGGAGTCGACCATTGGCCAGAAGAAGAACGTCTATACGCTGTGGGTGCGGTACAAGAAGTCGCCGCACTATCCCTCCAGCCGGATGCCCATTCCCGTGCGCTACGAGATGAGGGGCTATAACACCCTGCTGGGATCCCACTTCGATCATTACTACCTGGACTACGACAGCTACGATCACGATGATATCCCCAACGAGGTGTTCGAGATCGATGACAGCCTGCAGTGCGTGGGATTCCCCGGACCCGGCACCGGTCACTATGCCACCTTCAATCCCATGCAGGAGTTCATAGCCGGAACCGATGAGCATGTGGACAAGGCCTTCCATCACTTTAAGCGCAAGCACGGAGTCGCCTATGCCAGCGACAAGGAGCACGAGCATCGCAAGAACATCTTCCGCCAGAACCTGCGCTACATCCACTCCAAGAACAGGGCCAAGCTCACATACACGCTGGCCGTGAATCACCTGGCCGATAAGACCGAGGAGGAGCTGAAGGCGCGCCGCGGGTACAAATCGTCGGGCGTTTACAACACCGGCAAGCCATTCCCCTACGATGTGCCCAAGTACCAGGACGATATCCCCGACCAGTACGATTGGAGACTATACGGCGCTGTCACTCCGGTGAAAG ATCAATCTGTTTGCGGTTCCTGCTGGTCGTTCGGCACTATTGGTCACTTGGAAGGCGCGTTCTTCCTGAAGAACGGCGGCAATCTTGTCCGGCTTTCTCAGCAGGCCTTGATTGACTGCTCCTGGGCCTACGGCAACAATGGTTGCGACGGGGGCGAGGACTTCCGCGTCTACCAGTGGATGCTGCAGTCTGGCGGAGTTCCCACGGAGGAGGAGTACGGTCCCTATCTGGGACAGGATGGCTACTGTCACGTCAACAATGTGACCCTAGTGGCTCCGATCAAGGGATTCGTGAACGTAACCTCCAACGATCCCAATGCCTTCAAGCTGGCCCTGCTCAAGCACGGACCTCTGTCGGTGGCCATCGACGCCTCTCCAAAGACATTCAGCTTCTACTCGCACGGGGTTTACTATGAGCCTTCGTGCAAGAACGATGTGGATGGACTGGATCACGCCGTGTTGGCAGTAGGATATGGAACCATTAATGGAGAGGACTACTGGCTGGTGAAGAACTCGTGGTCCACCTACTGGGGCAACGATGGCTACATCCTGATGTCGGCTAAGAAGAACAATTGCGGTGTCATGACCATGCCCACTTACGTGGAGATGTAA
- the LOC108063141 gene encoding pre-intermoult gene 1 protein, translating into MKLLLVLSLAIMVAYVAGANDTSYDYDYSDEDYSYYDDDSSTPTDSGSVQDSSDDTSDGDETSDEVSPESSEDSASEDNSSTGEAAKSPSSKANNAKKNAARRNRRRRRTTVAPRRTTAAPQRKKAAAKRQTPVAAKKNTPVAAKKNSPVVAKKKTNAATNKRRRTG; encoded by the coding sequence ATGAAGCTGTTGCTGGTATTAAGCCTGGCCATAATGGTTGCCTATGTGGCGGGTGCTAATGACACCAGCTACGACTACGACTACTCCGATGAAGATTATTCTTATTATGATGATGATTCATCCACACCCACCGATTCTGGTTCAGTACAGGACAGCAGTGATGACACTTCAGATGGAGATGAAACTTCAGATGAAGTTTCCCCGGAAAGTTCTGAAGATAGTGCCTCGGAGGACAACTCCTCCACCGGTGAGGCCGCCAAGTCACCTTCATCCAAGGCAAACAATGCCAAGAAAAACGCAGCTCGACGGAATAGGCGGCGCAGGCGCACCACCGTAGCTCCAAGAAGAACCACCGCTGCTCCCCAACGTAAGAAAGCCGCTGCCAAAAGGCAAACACCTGTAGCCGCCAAGAAGAATACACCTGTGGCCGCCAAGAAGAATTCACCTGTGGTCGCCAAGAAGAAGACCAATGCTGCCACCAATAAACGGAGGCGCACCGGTTAA
- the LOC108063175 gene encoding pre-intermoult gene 1 protein, giving the protein MKLLLVLALAVFIAHVAVAQTSENSSSEDESVDDTADDTADDTADDTADDTADDTADDTADDTADTTNDSEDNTSVDDGAAEDDTGSNTDTDSGNDSDDGSSSDNDDSENEVAPAASKTKKNKRGNGRKNNRNNKKKSTPKRRNASAAKKNKKQASRKRAPVAANKKRTNAVANKRRRSG; this is encoded by the coding sequence ATGAAACTTCTACTGGTCCTGGCATTGGCTGTATTCATCGCCCACGTGGCAGTGGCACAAACTAGTGAGAATTCCTCTTCTGAGGACGAATCTGTAGATGATACTGCCGATGATACTGCCGATGACACTGCCGATGATACTGCCGATGATACTGCCGATGATACTGCCGATGATACTGCAGATGATACTGCAGATACTACAAATGACTCCGAAGATAATACTTCAGTAGACGACGGAGCTGCTGAAGACGATACCGGAAGCAATACTGATACCGATAGTGGAAACGATTCTGATGACGGCAGTTCTTCTGATAATGACGACTCCGAAAACGAGGTAGCCCCTGCTGcttcgaaaacaaaaaaaaataagagaggTAACGGGcgcaaaaataatagaaataacAAGAAAAAGTCAACACCCAAACGACGTAACGCCAGCGCTgcgaagaaaaacaaaaaacaggcGTCTAGGAAGCGAGCACCTGTTGCCGCCAACAAGAAGCGGACAAATGCTGTGGCCAACAAGCGCAGGCGCTCCGGATAA
- the LOC108063249 gene encoding zinc finger protein Paris, with product MLDITEMCRVCRDESDCLVDLFADSCPPRGTGDQEPQLATMLRECTGCSVKRADGMPQFICVECAGATRKAFRLRRQCRKSHQYFEQLRVMVKELEGIEARLKMEKPAGPPKPEPCVQAGAPAEAYQPQDLEPLFVELVEQKYKSLASEEQLMEMESAVERPADDKDIPKKRARSCSESESWSPESECSKDEDEQWGGSKKSKAKKLRQAFQCIHCDLSFAHKMHLEIHMRVHTGERPFKCSYCPRSFAQKGNLQTHMRCHTGERPYGCPICPKRFRQVGQLRVHIRVHTGERPFKCTICRHRFSQKCGLENHMTVHTGVKFQPKKRRTKKKNA from the coding sequence ATGCTGGACATCACGGAAATGTGCCGCGTTTGCCGGGACGAATCCGACTGTCTGGTGGACCTCTTCGCAGATTCCTGTCCGCCCAGAGGGACGGGGGATCAGGAGCCGCAATTGGCCACGATGCTGCGGGAGTGCACCGGATGCAGCGTGAAAAGAGCGGATGGAATGCCGCAGTTCATCTGCGTGGAGTGTGCGGGGGCCACGAGGAAAGCCTTCCGGCTGAGACGTCAATGCCGGAAGAGCCACCAGTACTTCGAACAGCTCCGTGTGATGGTCAAGGAGCTGGAGGGCATTGAGGCTCGCCTGAAAATGGAGAAGCCCGCTGGACCACCGAAGCCTGAGCCGTGCGTCCAGGCGGGAGCCCCTGCAGAAGCTTACCAACCTCAAGACCTGGAACCCCTCTTTGTAGAGCTCGTGGAGCAGAAGTACAAGTCGCTGGCTTCGGAGGAGCAACTCATGGAAATGGAGTCTGCAGTAGAGCGGCCAGCCGATGATAAAGACATTCCAAAGAAGAGGGCGAGGTCGTGTTCGGAAAGTGAGTCCTGGAGTCCTGAAAGTGAATGCTCCAAGGACGAGGATGAGCAATGGGGAGGCTCGAAAAAGAGCAAAGCAAAGAAGTTACGCCAGGCCTTTCAGTGCATCCATTGCGACTTATCCTTTGCCCACAAAATGCACCTGGAGATCCACATGCGTGTTCACACGGGCGAGCGTCCCTTCAAGTGCTCCTATTGTCCGCGATCCTTCGCCCAGAAGGGCAATTTGCAAACCCACATGCGCTGCCACACCGGCGAGCGTCCTTACGGATGTCCAATCTGCCCCAAACGCTTCCGGCAAGTCGGCCAACTCCGTGTCCATATCCGGGTGCACACTGGCGAACGTCCCTTCAAGTGCACCATTTGCCGGCATCGATTTTCACAGAAGTGCGGCCTAGAAAACCACATGACCGTTCACACAGGTGTGAAGTTCCAGCCCAAAAAGCGAagaaccaaaaagaaaaatgcctAA
- the LOC138913159 gene encoding zinc finger protein 575-like isoform X2: MKEEDIKKEFLDEDEELAEFIWDEKKDKKVLDILDCGSSVSVSEPSLNKGEFTEDLEGNKESIKDKHVDLFNIQVKNEPIEEDASDIEFEFEEIYSQVKIENDSENKDCSLNSSQPKKTSKSEEAPDNKCPYCPRTVSNSWRLWRHLLTHTERKQCSYCPKTFSSARKLELHLISHSKERPHQCSHCSKSFAYASSLNQHLITHVTGFFKCPQCCKPYSHKSSLKNHILEHTEGSHKYKGSPCVKHEWHNMMYTEDRPKKCPHCPQTFSRNSLLTEHFLTHKEGGKHKCSFCPLYFENRKHLAYHKKVHR, translated from the exons A TGAAGGAAGAAGACATTAAGAAAGAGTTCCTGGATGAGGACGAAGAGTTGGCGGAGTTTATTTGGGACGAGAAGAAGGACAAGAAAGTACTCGATATTTTGGATTGTGGCAGCTCAGTTTCTGTTTCGGAACCCTCATTAAATAAAGGAGAATTTACCGAAGATTTAGAAGGGAATAAAGAAAGCATAAAGGACAAGCATGTTGACCTGTTCAACATTCAAGTGAAAAACGAACCTATTGAAGAAGACGCATCGGATatagaatttgaatttgaagaaATTTACAGCCAAGTGAAGATAGAAAATGATTCTGAGAATAAGGACTGCAGTTTGAATAGTTCTCAACCCAAGAAAACCTCTAAATCGGAAGAAGCCCCCGACAACAAATGTCCTTATTGCCCGAGGACCGTTTCCAATTCATGGAGACTTTGGAGACATCTTCTAACTCACACGGAGCGGAAGCAGTGTTCTTACTGTCCGAAAACCTTTTCATCTGCGAGGAAACTTGAACTTCACCTTATAAGTCACTCTAAGGAACGGCCGCACCAGTGTTCTCATTGCTCGAAATCCTTTGCATATGCAAGTAGTCTCAATCAGCATCTGATAACACACGTTACCGGTTTTTTCAAGTGTCCGCAATGTTGTAAGCCCTATTCCCATAAGTCCTCTCTGAAGAACCACATCCTGGAACACACTGAGGGATCCCACAAGTACAAAGGTTCTCCATGCGTAAAACATGAATGGCACAATATGATGTACACTGAGGACCGGCCAAAAAAATGTCCTCACTGTCCACAGACTTTTAGTCGAAACTCACTTCTTACAGAACATTTTCTTACTCATAAGGAAGGCGGTAAACACAAATGTTCTTTTTGTCCGTTGTACTTTGAGAATAGGAAGCATCTTGCCTATCACAAAAAAGTTCACCGGTGA
- the Nprl3 gene encoding GATOR complex protein NPRL3 — protein sequence MDTNVNPLAVILVYFDSKGDRLLYRYPYQTLGQTEVTSDEHRKSKKRNPYAVAHVDDLLQTPTHLGASKGQGQLQGFADEVLSALFAVKPQLCNQKFELKLNDVRFVSHPTLIPHKEQRSGALAKQQMLINIVFALHAQASYSIVKCYHELSKRLGLALKFEEQRCGYVTEQTAHMARTHDEQQQQPLERTLELIAERCSLAQSLRSIFHDLCTTGLLSTSLNHNLTLCFCLPAKAHQLHKKGSMVDPETIDRCLRALKPYHGMLLLVDFAELLDCVPPTGARMLWQLVDAYNPLISLQSMASNADLSIEHVYKLVSHLVYWAKATIIYPLCETNVYVIAPDAPLHTKSHLVEKFSARFAGMSLFEVISDFSLPTSIGHLTTPLQQPARQGILAQMVIWMLQHHLLMQLHTYVQFMPSEDEFGDSASCSNHLRDAISDEEGEQEQDADELHEGSMLSMSSQPLPVPAVSIGGHRRDASEDHSSLASDNIAIQPSSSHKSNFSITASMSTDNCDSLDSMEDEQKLKELLQVFSDADRAAIRRIPASANVDDLSLLVKLYQMGYFKSEHHLEEIMYFENLRRSQLLQLLDKFRDVLIIYETEDPAIASMYNNTK from the exons ATGGACACGAATGTGAACCCGCTGGCCGTAATCCTGGTCTACTTCGACAGCAAGGGGGATCGACTGCTGTATAGATACCCCTATCAGACACTTGGCCAAACGGAGGTGACTAGCGACGAGCATCGAAAGTCCAA GAAGCGCAATCCGTATGCCGTGGCCCATGTGGACGACCTGCTGCAGACGCCCACTCACTTGGGGGCTTCCAAGGGCCAAGGACAGCTGCAGGGATTCGCCGACGAGGTGCTCTCCGCTCTTTTTGCCGTGAAGCCACAGCTCTGCAACCAGAAATTCGAGCTCAAGCTGAACGACGTGCGCTTCGTGAGCCATCCCACGCTGATCCCCCACAAGGAGCAACGGAGCGGAGCATTGGCCAAGCAGCAGATGCTCATCAACATTGTTTTTGCGCTCCACGCCCAGGCCAGCTACTCGATTGTGAAGTGCTACCACGAGCTGAGCAAGCGCCTGGGGCTGGCACTCAAGTTCGAGGAGCAGCGCTGTGGCTATGTTACCGAGCAGACTGCCCACATGGCGCGCACGCACGacgaacagcagcaacagccgcTGGAACGGACTCTGGAGCTGATTGCCGAACGCTGTAGCTTGGCGCAGTCGCTGCGCTCCATCTTCCACGATCTGTGCACCACCGGCCTGCTGAGCACCTCGCTGAATCACAATCTTACGCTGTGCTTTTGCCTGCCGGCCAAGGCCCACCAGCTGCACAAGAAGGGCAGTATGGTGGATCCGGAGACAATTGACCGCTGCCTTCGCGCTTTGAAACCCTATCACGGCATGCTGTTGCTCGTGGACTTTGCCGAGTTGCTGGACTGCGTCCCACCGACCGGGGCTCGGATGCTGTGGCAACTCGTGGACGCCTACAACCCACTGATTAGCCTCCAAAGCATGGCCTCCAATGCGGACCTGAGCATTGAGCATGTCTATAAGCTGGTCTCGCATTTGGTCTACTGGGCAAAGGCCACTATTATATATCCGCTCTGCGAGACGAACGTTTATGTGATCGCACCCGATGCACCATTGCACACAAAATCTCATCTGGTCGAGAAGTTCTCCGCTCGCTTTGCGGGAATGTCACTGTTCGAGGTGATCTCGGACTTCTCGCTGCCCACGTCGATTGGGCATTTGACCACGCCCCTGCAGCAGCCGGCGCGCCAAGGTATCCTCGCGCAGATGGTCATTTGGATGCTGCAGCACCACTTGCTCATGCAGCTGCACACGTACGTTCAGTTTATGCCCAGCGAGGATGAGTTTGGGGACTCGGCATCGTGCAGCAATCATCTAAGGGATGCCATTAGCGACGAGGAGGgagagcaggagcaggatgcGGATGAGCTGCACGAGGGCTCCATGTTGAGCATGTCCAGTCAGCCGCTGCCCGTGCCAGCGGTCTCGATCGGTGGCCATCGGCGGGACGCCTCCGAGGACCACTCTTCACTGGCTTCCGACAACATCGCCATTCAGCCCTCGTCCAGCCACAAGTCCAACTTCAGCATCACCGCCTCGATGAGCACGGATAACTGCGACAGCCTCGACTCAATGGAGGACGAGCAGAAGCTAAAGGAGCTGCTGCAGGTCTTTAGTGACGCGGATCGAGCCGCCATTCGGCGCATTCCCGCCTCCGCCAATGTCGACGATCTCTCCCTGCTGGTGAAGCTGTACCAGATGGGCTATTTCAAGAGCGAGCATCACCTGGAGGAGATCATGTACTTTGAGAACCTTCGCCGGTCGCAACTGCTCCAATTGCTGGACAAGTTCAGGGATGTGCTCATCATCTACGAGACCGAGGATCCCGCAATCGCATCCATGTACAACAACACCAAGTAG
- the LOC138913159 gene encoding zinc finger protein 575-like isoform X1, whose amino-acid sequence MREEMNPHLSDVQVKEEDIKKEFLDEDEELAEFIWDEKKDKKVLDILDCGSSVSVSEPSLNKGEFTEDLEGNKESIKDKHVDLFNIQVKNEPIEEDASDIEFEFEEIYSQVKIENDSENKDCSLNSSQPKKTSKSEEAPDNKCPYCPRTVSNSWRLWRHLLTHTERKQCSYCPKTFSSARKLELHLISHSKERPHQCSHCSKSFAYASSLNQHLITHVTGFFKCPQCCKPYSHKSSLKNHILEHTEGSHKYKGSPCVKHEWHNMMYTEDRPKKCPHCPQTFSRNSLLTEHFLTHKEGGKHKCSFCPLYFENRKHLAYHKKVHR is encoded by the coding sequence ATGAGAGAAGAAATGAATCCCCACCTTTCTGACGTTCAAGTGAAGGAAGAAGACATTAAGAAAGAGTTCCTGGATGAGGACGAAGAGTTGGCGGAGTTTATTTGGGACGAGAAGAAGGACAAGAAAGTACTCGATATTTTGGATTGTGGCAGCTCAGTTTCTGTTTCGGAACCCTCATTAAATAAAGGAGAATTTACCGAAGATTTAGAAGGGAATAAAGAAAGCATAAAGGACAAGCATGTTGACCTGTTCAACATTCAAGTGAAAAACGAACCTATTGAAGAAGACGCATCGGATatagaatttgaatttgaagaaATTTACAGCCAAGTGAAGATAGAAAATGATTCTGAGAATAAGGACTGCAGTTTGAATAGTTCTCAACCCAAGAAAACCTCTAAATCGGAAGAAGCCCCCGACAACAAATGTCCTTATTGCCCGAGGACCGTTTCCAATTCATGGAGACTTTGGAGACATCTTCTAACTCACACGGAGCGGAAGCAGTGTTCTTACTGTCCGAAAACCTTTTCATCTGCGAGGAAACTTGAACTTCACCTTATAAGTCACTCTAAGGAACGGCCGCACCAGTGTTCTCATTGCTCGAAATCCTTTGCATATGCAAGTAGTCTCAATCAGCATCTGATAACACACGTTACCGGTTTTTTCAAGTGTCCGCAATGTTGTAAGCCCTATTCCCATAAGTCCTCTCTGAAGAACCACATCCTGGAACACACTGAGGGATCCCACAAGTACAAAGGTTCTCCATGCGTAAAACATGAATGGCACAATATGATGTACACTGAGGACCGGCCAAAAAAATGTCCTCACTGTCCACAGACTTTTAGTCGAAACTCACTTCTTACAGAACATTTTCTTACTCATAAGGAAGGCGGTAAACACAAATGTTCTTTTTGTCCGTTGTACTTTGAGAATAGGAAGCATCTTGCCTATCACAAAAAAGTTCACCGGTGA